The window CTATACTGTATTTAGAGACAAGAGATCTGAAAGAACTTTCTAAATTTTTCCTTTTAATTACTtgttaaaagaattttaaaatatggaaaataaaataaaatcttgtaTCATATATGTTTacatacaaatttataattaaaaaatcttcAACATATTCAAAACCCAAATGAATTATTGATTTAGTAAAtaatagaaattattaatattatattctagagaaaaaaaatagtcaCTTCAAGACAATTTTGAACATTACAATTTTTCATAACTAAgagcatattttttttttactgaaagatttatttcttattaatcAATAGCACTCCCCTCCCCCAAAAAAAACCTGAATGTGTAATGGGCAACATTTAGTAGTAAAAAACATATACCTACAAAAAGAAATACATGAAGGGGTACAAAAAAAGAGATCCCCAAAACTTTAATGTAAATTAAAGTAGGCAATTTTGAGCTAGTGAAGTGATTGTCTTAAGCCTCTTGTGGGTTTGATGTTGTCAAAGGGGTCAATTAACAAGAATACAAATAGTGCTTTATGTGAGACATTCCATTCTAATAAACACAGGATCTCACGGATCAAAAGTACCCTATCTTCGATTTTGTTTTATGGAGATGATGTATGATCTCCCTTACCATAATATTATCATCTGAAATTTTCATATTTGCAATAAAATCACTCTTGTGTTCTAAGAACGCCAACACGATTATTTCGTGATATTATGCAATGACGTGAtaagaaattttttaatgttaattacttttatactttattaataaactcatcacatatatatgattatttcgTGATGTTCACGTCTTATGAATACATTTAATGTTGATcactattttttatatgttattaataaagttatcacatatataattatttcatgATGGTATGCAATGACAAGCCATGAATACATTTAAATGGTGATTACttttataagttattaataaaGTCATCATATTATTTCGTGATTGTATGTAATGACGTgttatgaatatatttaatgttaattacttttatacattattaattaagttatcatatatatatatatatataattattttgtgacGTTATGTAATGATATGTTATGAATACATttaatcacatttaatttttgttgggaTTTGTTATGAGACTAAATGTGCCTATTACCAAGATATCGTTTTTTGGTTAGAGTGTTATTAATGGAGGTATTTTaactcataaaaaaattaagtgtaaGTGTTTTTATCCTAGTGAGTCAATGTTATATGTGTTACAAGGAGAATGAGTCGGCTTGCAccttttttacattttaatctGTGGTTAAGATTTGGAACTTTTTCAGACATTGACCAAGGTTAATTTGTTATGCTAAAGTTCATTTGTTGTTGGGAGGTTTGGGGGTGTAGGGAGCCAAATTGGCTCGTTTGAAACGGTAGATTTTTAtctcgttattttttttttttgtggatTATTTGGTTGAAACGAAATTGGATAATTTTCGACAACTATAGACGACAGAGAAAatgtctatttaaaaaaatatattattacggTGCTGTCtcatttactcttttttttttataattaattttctcaatttatttgTTCTTTTTCTTCTGAAAAAACAAGCACCCATTTCAAGGAATTGAAAATGAAAGGAAAGAGTAAGAGTAAGAGAAATCAATCCatcatcaaaacaaattaaaagttCATCCGGGGAGATATGTACGTAGAATTAAAAGTTTCAACAAgactttaaaaatataatttgcaAGTAAACATATTTTCCATGATTTTTACCGAGATGATGGAAATGACAAGTCCCTACATATTCTCCATGCTTTCCTGCAAAGTGAATTATACATCAtttgttttctaattaattaccAATTGATCAAATAACTTTTACTAaattactaataattaattattacctTCCAGTTAGGCGATGGACCTGGGCTCCGACGACTAGTTCGTTGAGGGACAGCAAGATAGGAACATGATTCAATGCTTTTGCTTCATAATCATCATTAGGCCTCCACCCAGTAAACTTAATACAATTCACAATCCTCCTCTCAAAGAGTTTATATGTAAAGATACCATAATCAGCATTAAAGAACAACACATCTTCCCCGTCATTAACATAATTCACCGGAAATGAACGGTGAGACAAGAAAAAGAGCGACGTATCCACAACAATCTCCCTCGCCCACGATTCACGAACACCGTACTCCTTCATGGCCCAAACATctaaacttttatttgaattgagcACAAATACACTCAACCAGCCTTCAAACACTCCGAGGGTAACCATTTTCATGTGTTTTCTATCTCTCCCGATGTCAAGAGGAGGAGGCAGAGCTACTTGTCCGTATTTCTCATTATTGAGATCGAATGAAATCATGTAACCATAAGAATTGTATATAGTTATTCCAACCTGCTCGTTTATCATCCAATGCAAAGATCCGTTCAGGAAAGTAGGAACGTAGTCATTGTACACAACCATTGGAGCATCTTGAACTCTCCTCCAACTAGGGGTTCCCAGTGTGTAAATCTCAGTAGTAAGAAGAGGTGGGTTATTGCCATTTAGATTCCATAGCTTTATTATCTTCAGCACCTTGTATTTATCGGAAATTGGACAGTACCCGAATCCGTAAGACAGAACAGAGTACTCTTTTATCCCTTTGACGGAATCCGGGATGAGGGTAAATTCCAGAGTAAAGGGATTGAAGACGCAATGGGGTCCTGAGTAACAATACGGTTGAAGGCATAGCAGGCCGCGGGTGGAGTTCAAGACCGTCATAGCGAACGGTTCGTTGAACACGAGGTCGAGCTCGTGGGCTCGATTGGCGATGGAATCGACGAGAATGATCTTGTCCGAGCGGGGAGTGCATACGATGAGCTCGGGAGAGGCGGGTTTGGAGAGGTGTAAGAAGCGAAATTCGGGATCTTGGGAGATTATTGAGAGGAATGATTTGCAGACGCATTTGCAGTTAATGAGAGATTTGATCGGAAGATGAGAAAGGATATCCACCAGGATTTCGTTCGGTAGATTGtcgattgaagaagaagaagaagaagaacaagttctttcatcttcatcttcttgaaGGTGTTCTTCCAGTTCCATCTATTCTTGAATTAATCTCTTCAGCAATATTGTGTATCAAGAATAAGATTTTGCTTTGTTTCAGCTGGTATTTAAGactaatttttaattgttttcaagattcaaactttcatatttttaattatttgattttttttcttaaatcaacGTTATAATTAAGAGACTTAGAAATTAATAGATTCAAGCCCTTATAAGATTTTCTACAAAATTAATAGATTCAAGCCCTTATAAGATTTtctaaaaattgtattttactTAGATTCTTTCATGTACAGTCTATTTGATAgagtaactttttttttttattttgcaaaatatttgttttagtataatagaaaaattattttttcattcacttttttttttaaaaaatttatctaattaaatcacactttttttttatactaaacaTTAAGAAAACCactctttaattttaaatttattaatttttaaaattgattataattttgacagtaataatcataaaataacaattttaacaaagttcaaacatgtttttatataaaaataatatttttttagaaaatatacaaatttttttgatttatttaaataacccaaaaaaatcaaatatcattttactccccttattattaatcaaaccacttaattcattaattaaaatactaaaatattctttattttaaattattatttatatatattaatatccttTAACTTCTTTTtctaaactattatatatatatatatatttttttttaaatcttcacctctattttaaactattatatatatatatatatatatatatatatatatatatatatatatatatatatatatatatatatatatatatatatatatatatatatatatatatatatatatatcctttaaattctttttaaaaaaaaaatcatctcttcaaaatcattccAATAATATTTCTCTCTAtctctaattaaattattcaaataacttataaCCTTCACTTTCTACTATTATATCATAGTATACTATTATATCAATATAGTAATTAGACTAAGATTTCACCATCATTTTCTTCTTAACCTCATTCAACCTAAAATAAcgttaaatattattatgaatttgataatctTAGAAATATATATGGTATCTTAACTATAATGAAAGATTAAGACTTATTGTCTTTTGAAGATTAAAATATGGTGacattgaaagaaaaaaataacattcaaGAAGATTAAATTGGAAGTATCATACCACTtattcaaaatgattttttctgTTGGTGGAAGGAATATTGAAACTAATtgacaaaaagaaaattattattttggcaACTATTGAAATGAAGAAGAACTTATTTCCTCACAAGTATGTTTCCAATTAAAAGTGAGCATACACTAGACATTTGATGAATCCAtcaacaaacaaattaatatcGCTAGATTTTTTGGATGAAAAAAGTTAATTGAAATTGTGAGAGAAAAGAAGTTCAAGTTGACTTGGAAAGTTGGAATCATGTCATTAATTTGTTGATCCAATTGCATTCCAAACTAGTGCATCTCTACATCCTATATTAAGACTTCAATTTGTTGGGATCACAACAATTCGTTAATCCAATTGCATTACAAACTAGAGATTCTCTAACTCTTACATAAGACCTTTCCTAAAATCAAGATTTTGATTTGAAAAGTTCTCTAGGTAAGACTAAATTAGTTAGTGACACTTATAACTTAACTCAACTTGGATAGTTCTCTTCTGAGTTGTGAGCTACAATCATTCAAACAAGCTTCACAAgaagaattaatatttttctaaaagaatTCATCTTCGTCGTATGGAGCAATTGAGGCGGCCAATGCATTCAGAGAAGGTATCTGGATCGGCTTGGAAATGCTCATAATCGATATCAATTCCGTCAAGGTTATACTGTTGTATGATCGCGGTTAGGGATCAGACGGATGGAACCCATGAATTGATTGAAGAAGGGTTGAAATAGGCACTTCCATCACCCACGCTGTCGCCGCACAAGCTTAGGGCTACCTTTATGTTTTGGTGGCTCCTCAATCTGGGCCAGCCAGGGCTATAGCCCACCATAGCTTTTGGTGTAGCTACACCCTGGATGGTGGTTGATTACAATCCGTTGAGACATCAGGAATGCTCTGCATATCAAATGCGTACGACTACTCTGTCTTTATATGGAATCCATCAACGAGAAAATCTATAGAACTAACTTACATATCCGTTGAGGTCCCAAATCTGTCTAACTTTCGTCCACATTGTTATTATGGATTTGGTTATGATAACACCAACAAAGATTACAAGGTGGCGAGACTTGTGTTGCTTCGAGACGATAAAGGAAACGTTGCAGATTATGAGGTTAAGGTTTATAGTTTGAGTTAAATTTGTGGCAAAGATCAGAAAAGTTTCCCAATCAATATCCTAAATTCAAAAGAATTGTAAATTCCATAGCTGGTGGAGCTATGCATTGAGTGTCAAGAGGGGTGGACAACAAATATTCCATTGATGCCATTGATTTTAGGACAGGGGAATGAATATGGGGAGGGGAGTGAATTTTGGTcaaaattgatttcaatagAACTATTTCCTATCCAGATTGTTAGAACTATTGCTTATTCAAAAAGTGGTAGGAAAGTACTGTTGGAGATGGATTATGAGGTATAACTTAATTGAAACAGAGGTCACTTGAACAAGATATCAGGTTTCAAGCTAGGAATAGGAAAAATTGATTTATACAGTATGATTGATACTAAcaacatttttatgtttttttgttacATACAACGAAAGGAGGAGATGGTGCATGTAGTGATCAACAGAAGAAGTGGGGAAGTCTGATTTGGAAACATGCTTTATTATTGCATactaaaaatatggaatgacttgtttaatatatata is drawn from Impatiens glandulifera chromosome 3, dImpGla2.1, whole genome shotgun sequence and contains these coding sequences:
- the LOC124929655 gene encoding F-box protein At3g07870-like; the encoded protein is MTVLNSTRGLLCLQPYCYSGPHCVFNPFTLEFTLIPDSVKGIKEYSVLSYGFGYCPISDKYKVLKIIKLWNLNGNNPPLLTTEIYTLGTPSWRRVQDAPMVVYNDYVPTFLNGSLHWMINEQVGITIYNSYGYMISFDLNNEKYGQVALPPPLDIGRDRKHMKMVTLGVFEGWLSVFVLNSNKSLDVWAMKEYGVRESWAREIVVDTSLFFLSHRSFPVNYVNDGEDVLFFNADYGIFTYKLFERRIVNCIKFTGWRPNDDYEAKALNHVPILLSLNELVVGAQVHRLTGR